The sequence below is a genomic window from Candidatus Sysuiplasma jiujiangense.
TTCATTCAAATCAAAGCCGGCAGGAATTTCGCTCGTTATCCCGGCATATAATGAAGCGGACAGAATAGGAAATGCTCTAGACGCCTACCTGCAGGTACTGCAGTCCATTGGCCTCCCCTATGAAGTAAATGTAATAATGGACGGAACTGACAATACACCTGAAATTGTTGCCCGCTATTCGGAGAGAGGTGTTCTGGGTTACAGGCATAGTGCCAAACTGGGAAAGGGAGGCGCGATCATTGAAGGGCTGAAGAAGGCCAGTTACAATGTCACCGGCTATGTTGACGCGGATGGCAGTCTTTCGCCCGAGAGCCTGAAGACGATGCTTCGTTATGTGAATGATTACGACTGCGTTGTAGGTTCAAGATGGATAGATGGCAGCAGGTGGAACAGGGAGGAACCCGTCCCAAACAGGATTGCAAGCAGACTGTTCAATGTGCTTGTTCGCGGCCTGCTTGGCCTTCCCCTGCGTGATACCCAGTGCGGAGCCAAGCTATTCAGGACAGAGATAGTCGGCGAACTGCTTTCGAAGACAGTTGTTACAAACAGAACTTTCGATATCGCAATACTTTATCATGCGTGGAGAGGCGGCAAACGCATCGTTGAAGTTCCCGTGACCTGGACGCATGATGACCGGACGAGAATGCCGATTTTGCGCGTCATACCAATAATGTTTGTCACTCTCGTCGGTGTAAGACTGATGAACCTGCCTGTGAGAAAATACATTCCGAGAATCGTAATTGATTTTTTCATAAGGAAATATGCCAGCGACTGAAGAGTGGTAAAATTTATTTAGCAACTCTCGGAATATCCCTGGTCTGCGGTCCTGAGGAAGCCGCCTGCAATAAGGAGAAAGTCTGATAATGGCGAAGATCGTTTCCAGAAAGACTGCTGCCCTTGCAGTTGCTGTCATAGCCGTTTCTGCAGGTATCCTGGCGGCTGTTGCGCTTGGAAACTCAAACCGTCAGGCATACAAGTACGGACCTTCCCCATCGGAACCGTTTCCGGCACTCTGGCAGATGAACACTTCAGGCGCACCGTATCTGCAGAGCCTCCTTTCGGACAATACGTTATTCACAATCATCTATGAATCCAATAGCACGCAATCCCTCTCCTCCGGTGCCGATACTGTTCACTGGAACGTCGTGGCACTGTCAGAGTACGGCGGTGCTGCCAGGTGGAACAGATCTGTGGTAGTAAGTGAGGAAGGAAACATAAATCCGCAGCTGTCATGGATTCCGGGGAACTTAGTGCTCTCCGGTTACGGATCGTCCGTTACGGTTAACGGCATTCAGGAAGTGAACGGTTCATCTATTTTTGTGATTGAGTTCAATGCATCAGCCGGAAGCATTGATGGAATAGCTGTCAGGCATATGCCGCCGGAGTTCGGCATCACGGGCTATCTCATGTTTGCCGGGAATGCCTTGATTTATTCCTTTACCGGTTACGGGAGCGATTACCTTGCCGCAGGATCCATTCCGTTCTCCAGCGGAGCCGTAGCGGGTTGGTACAGGAATCTGACCGTAACGCCTTCTTCATACAGTGACGGCAGCCTGGCATTTGCAGACAGCAAATTCACTGTCCTGGCAGCATGGAACGTTATTGCACTCAATACAGACACTGGTGCAACCGTATCCTCCGTACCTTATTCAGCCGTTGGCGCTGATCAAATCAATATTGTCAACGGCAAACTTATCGGCGGAACGCTCTATTTCATTTCTGAATTCAGCAGTTCTGCCGGTCGCACAGATCTCAATCTCAAAGGGTTGAATCTCGCAACTGCCAGTATTGACCTGAATGTCACCGTCGGCCATATTGCGGTTCCCAGTTTTCCCGTCTCTGTCCGTGCGATCGGCAACATGCTTATAGCTCCGGTCTTTCCAGGTCTTACGTACTACGTGCTGAGCTTGACAGGCTCTCTTCTATGGAGCAGCATGCAGGTATCGCAGCGCTTCAACGGTGTGAATGTGAATCTCGGTATTCCGCAGCTTGCGCTTGCGTCCGGTGAATGGCTGCTCGAACAGTCAGTCAGGACGAATTCAGGTAACAGGAGCGTCACGGGTACAATGGTTGTCTTTCAGGCTGTCAACGCTTCGGACGGTCAACTCGAATGGAGCAGTTCTTTTACCTACTACTATCCTGTGACTTCTCTCCAGTTCTATCCCCCTGACGAATTTGGACCCCCGGAGGTGCTGCCGACTGCTTCAGACGGCGCTTATTTCGCATATGACTGGGGAAACAATATCGGCGTTGCAGCCGGCTGACCGTGCGCATGCAGCGCTAAATGTTCTCAGTGGTTTCAAAGGGTTGTTCGAAAGAAAACGGCTTCCTGTATTGCCATTACTGCGGTTACGATGCACTGTATGATGCCGTTGCTCATTGAGGTAACTTTTTATCCCTGATTGGAGTAAAAACTCAAGCATGGAAATCCATCTCCAGCGGAGACCAGGCGGCAGGCCAGTCACCACGAAGACAAATCCGCATCAGCAGCTCACTCAGAAAATCGCACCAGAATATCATCCGAAGATACTTGATTTTGCCCGGTCGCTTGCCCATGTGGTTTCAGTGCGGAGCATGATTTCCGTTCCCGGAGCTGTCGGATTCATACTGGAACCAGAATTTGCGCATGGCCCGCCCGAAAGCTTCATGATAGGCACAGAATTCGCGCATCTTCATCCATTATATGACGGCAGCATGCATATGATGCTCCCGGACCATGCTGCCGAATCTGTGATTGCCCATGAATGGGGCGAAGTCCATCCGATGGCGTTGAAGGGATATATCCCGCACAACGCAGTGATGGTCTATGCTCCTAGAAACGGGGCTGAGCTCCAGACCGTGATTTCGCTGCTGAATATGTCATATGCCTTTGCATCCGGTGCACTTTAAGGTGTGCGCATACCACAACAGGCTTAAGCACTGTTTATTGTGGCAGCAGTTTGGCACTCAGAGAACTCATGGGAAGTCCCCTTCCTGATGTGACACGGCGGATTCTACAGCCATCCGGATCCGGCTTATCGCTGTTATAATGGAAATGTATAAATCGGTCACAAGACCCTTATCAGGCATGAACTCGTTACAGACATTACAGGCAATCACAGAGAAAATCAATAAAGATCCGAGAGCAAGGAAAGACCTTCAGGGCTGGAATACTGTTTTCCAGTTCAATATTGAGGAGGGAGCAAGATATTTCCTTTCCATCGCCGAGGACGGCAGCGCCCGTGTTGAGGAAGGGGAACATCCGTCAGCGGAAACAAAGCTTTCTTCAAAGGAAGAGGTTATGGAGAACATTCTCACCGGGAAGCTTAACGCCATAAGTGCTTTCATGACCGGCAAGCTGAAGGTTTCGGGAAACATCGGGAAGGCGCAGGAACTTGTTTCGGTGCTCGATCAGCTGAGCTGAGCGGGTTCTGGGAACGTGGTGCAGATGGACAACTCCAGTGTAGCGGTGATAGGCGCCGGAGAGATGGGTCATGGAATTGCAGAGGTGTTCGCAATCGGCGGATATCGTGTTTTCCTCTGCGACGTGGATAGGAAATACCTCGACAATGCCGTTCGGAGGATAGGCGAAAGCCTGGAAAAACTCTCCGCGAAAGGCAGCATAAAGGAAAAGGCTTCGGATGTCGCCGCGAGAATTTCAGTGCACACATCCATTAAGGAGGCAGTGTCGGCTGCCCACCTGATTATAGAGGCCGTGCCCGAAAAGGAGGACCTGAAGGCTTCGGTCCTGAAAGAGGCTGAAAAATTCGCGCCTTCCGGCGCGATAATCGCAAGCAACACATCGAACATACGCATTACGACGCTTGCCGGCAATCTTGCAGACAGCTCAAGGATGGCGGGCATGCATTTTTTCAATCCGCCTGTTGTAATGAAGCTCGTTGAGGTGGTCAGGGGTGAGAGCACATCCGATGCTGTCGTAGAAGAAGTGCTGTCAATGCTGAAAAAGCTCGGAAAGACACCGGTTCTGGTTCGCAGGGATACGCCCGGTTTCATTGTCAATAGAATTAATGCTGCGGACCTTCTGTTCTTCGGTCTGCTTCAGGACAAGGGCGTTGCCACTCCTGAGGAGATCGATGCGTTCGGCAGGGCGCAGGGTTTGCCTATGGGCCCGTATGAGCTGCTTGACTTCGTCGGCATCGACATAGTCAAGAATTCGCTCGATTATTATGCGGCCGAGCTTTCACCGGACTACGGGAAATGCCATGTCTACAATGATCTCTATGCAAAGAAAATGCTGGGCAAAAAAACAGGCAGAGGCTTCTACGACTGGTCTTCGGGTAGGCCCCGTATCGACAGCTCCAAGGCAACAGACAGAGTGCCGCTCATCGATCTGTTCTCTCTGGAAATAAATGAGGCAGTGAAGCTGCTTGAGGAGGGTGTCGCATCCCCGGATGAGATCGAGACTGCCGTGAAACTTGGAATGAACAGGCCTTTCGGACCAATCTCGGTTGCAAAGAGTCTTTCGAATGCGGAGGTCAGGGAATCGCTTGAAAAACTCTCTTCCACATTCGGCATCGGCATTTTCAAACCCGCCCGATCGATTCAGGAGGGAAAACTGCGGGAGGCAATAGCGGGAAGAATCCGTGCTTCGAAGGATGAGGC
It includes:
- a CDS encoding glycosyltransferase produces the protein MEEYVTVNGVGAVQNRFSEFCESTESPNMFAAFDSFKSKPAGISLVIPAYNEADRIGNALDAYLQVLQSIGLPYEVNVIMDGTDNTPEIVARYSERGVLGYRHSAKLGKGGAIIEGLKKASYNVTGYVDADGSLSPESLKTMLRYVNDYDCVVGSRWIDGSRWNREEPVPNRIASRLFNVLVRGLLGLPLRDTQCGAKLFRTEIVGELLSKTVVTNRTFDIAILYHAWRGGKRIVEVPVTWTHDDRTRMPILRVIPIMFVTLVGVRLMNLPVRKYIPRIVIDFFIRKYASD
- a CDS encoding phospholipase gives rise to the protein MEIHLQRRPGGRPVTTKTNPHQQLTQKIAPEYHPKILDFARSLAHVVSVRSMISVPGAVGFILEPEFAHGPPESFMIGTEFAHLHPLYDGSMHMMLPDHAAESVIAHEWGEVHPMALKGYIPHNAVMVYAPRNGAELQTVISLLNMSYAFASGAL
- a CDS encoding SCP2 sterol-binding domain-containing protein gives rise to the protein MNSLQTLQAITEKINKDPRARKDLQGWNTVFQFNIEEGARYFLSIAEDGSARVEEGEHPSAETKLSSKEEVMENILTGKLNAISAFMTGKLKVSGNIGKAQELVSVLDQLS
- a CDS encoding 3-hydroxyacyl-CoA dehydrogenase; the protein is MDNSSVAVIGAGEMGHGIAEVFAIGGYRVFLCDVDRKYLDNAVRRIGESLEKLSAKGSIKEKASDVAARISVHTSIKEAVSAAHLIIEAVPEKEDLKASVLKEAEKFAPSGAIIASNTSNIRITTLAGNLADSSRMAGMHFFNPPVVMKLVEVVRGESTSDAVVEEVLSMLKKLGKTPVLVRRDTPGFIVNRINAADLLFFGLLQDKGVATPEEIDAFGRAQGLPMGPYELLDFVGIDIVKNSLDYYAAELSPDYGKCHVYNDLYAKKMLGKKTGRGFYDWSSGRPRIDSSKATDRVPLIDLFSLEINEAVKLLEEGVASPDEIETAVKLGMNRPFGPISVAKSLSNAEVRESLEKLSSTFGIGIFKPARSIQEGKLREAIAGRIRASKDEAPARNTAESGTSHPADEGGKVRVSRQGKVAVISIDNPRHNTLDAEVLAGMEEAVD